The Halomonas sp. KG2 genome contains a region encoding:
- a CDS encoding 4a-hydroxytetrahydrobiopterin dehydratase, translating to MTTLAQTTCEPCSSNAIPLTYSACQPHLAALSEWQIVDHDGIMKLTRQFTFRNFADALAFTQRVGDIAEQAGHHPVIVTEWGKTTVTWWSHAIKGLHLNDFILAARTDEVAE from the coding sequence ATGACAACGCTTGCTCAAACCACCTGTGAACCTTGCAGTAGCAACGCCATACCGCTCACTTATAGCGCATGCCAACCCCATCTAGCAGCACTTTCAGAGTGGCAGATTGTTGACCACGATGGCATCATGAAGCTGACGAGACAGTTTACGTTTCGCAACTTTGCCGATGCCCTGGCATTCACCCAGCGCGTTGGCGATATAGCAGAGCAGGCTGGGCACCATCCTGTCATTGTTACTGAGTGGGGTAAAACCACCGTGACATGGTGGTCTCATGCAATAAAGGGCCTGCATCTAAATGATTTCATTCTTGCCGCCAGAACCGACGAGGTAGCCGAATAA
- a CDS encoding aspartate/tyrosine/aromatic aminotransferase yields the protein MFEQIERVPGDAILGLIEAFKKDTNPQKVDLGVGVYRDAQGNTPVMRAVKEAEARLLKNENTKTYIGSHGAPAYGDAVLPMVLGADSSVLKANRASATQSPGGTGALRLAADFIAHQLPGKGIWVSDPTWPNHHGIFTAAGIELHKYPYVDADNRLDFDGMLAALKKIPEGDVVVLHACCHNPTGFDLSKDQWHEVMAVLSERKLLPLVDFAYQGFGEGLDEDAYGVRLLAENLDEVIITSSCSKNFGIYCERTGCLILIAKDAEQMENVRSQAAIVARENYSNPPAHGGAIVSEILHDAELSAMWREELTEMRDRINTLRRDFVEALKPYGLAEKYACVAEQRGMFSYTGLTPEQVDRLRDEFGIYMVRSGRANVAGFSHENLPYLAKAIAAVNE from the coding sequence ATGTTTGAGCAAATTGAGCGAGTCCCAGGAGATGCCATTCTCGGGCTGATCGAAGCTTTCAAAAAAGACACCAATCCCCAGAAAGTCGATTTAGGGGTTGGCGTATATCGCGATGCACAAGGCAATACGCCGGTCATGCGCGCTGTCAAGGAAGCAGAAGCTCGCCTGCTCAAGAATGAAAACACCAAGACCTATATTGGCTCTCACGGTGCCCCTGCTTACGGTGATGCTGTGCTGCCTATGGTATTAGGTGCAGATTCTTCCGTATTGAAAGCCAACCGCGCGAGCGCTACTCAGTCTCCTGGTGGAACAGGTGCACTACGCTTAGCCGCTGACTTTATTGCCCACCAGCTGCCTGGAAAAGGAATCTGGGTCAGCGATCCTACTTGGCCAAACCATCACGGCATTTTCACCGCTGCAGGTATCGAACTTCACAAATACCCCTACGTTGATGCTGACAACCGCCTTGATTTCGATGGTATGTTAGCCGCGCTGAAAAAGATTCCTGAAGGCGACGTTGTGGTGCTTCACGCCTGCTGCCACAACCCGACCGGCTTTGACCTGTCTAAAGATCAGTGGCATGAAGTAATGGCAGTGCTGAGCGAGCGCAAACTACTGCCATTGGTTGACTTTGCTTACCAAGGTTTCGGGGAAGGACTGGACGAAGATGCCTATGGTGTTCGTCTGCTGGCCGAAAACCTTGATGAAGTTATCATCACCAGTTCCTGCTCAAAGAACTTTGGCATTTACTGCGAACGCACTGGCTGCTTGATCCTGATTGCCAAAGACGCCGAGCAGATGGAGAACGTTCGCTCTCAGGCTGCCATTGTGGCCCGTGAGAACTACTCTAACCCTCCCGCCCACGGTGGCGCGATTGTTAGCGAAATTCTTCACGACGCTGAGCTGTCTGCAATGTGGCGTGAAGAGCTGACCGAAATGCGTGATCGCATCAATACGCTGCGTCGCGACTTCGTTGAAGCCCTTAAGCCTTACGGCCTTGCTGAAAAGTATGCATGCGTTGCAGAACAGCGTGGCATGTTCTCTTACACCGGTTTAACTCCGGAGCAAGTAGACCGCCTGCGTGACGAATTCGGTATTTACATGGTGCGTTCTGGCCGTGCCAACGTTGCAGGATTCTCACACGAGAATTTACCTTACCTTGCTAAGGCCATCGCTGCCGTTAACGAATAA
- a CDS encoding cytochrome b — MWRNTQSGWGVISIALHWLSALTIVGLFVLGWWMTDLGYYDTWYNQAPWVHRSIGILLLIATFARLIWRLIQPTPHAEGSRFERLAAHAGHIMLYVLLLLVLVSGYLISTANGRGISVFDWFEVPALLHGLPDQASLAGDVHWYSALALMVLAAGHALAAMKHHWWDRHSTLVRMVNPAHGRKQ; from the coding sequence ATGTGGCGGAACACGCAGAGTGGATGGGGAGTCATTAGCATTGCTCTTCACTGGCTAAGTGCACTAACGATTGTGGGGTTGTTTGTTCTTGGCTGGTGGATGACTGATCTTGGTTACTACGATACATGGTATAACCAAGCGCCGTGGGTGCATCGCTCGATTGGTATCTTGTTGTTAATTGCTACCTTTGCTCGCTTAATATGGCGCTTGATTCAGCCAACGCCTCATGCAGAGGGAAGTCGCTTTGAACGTCTCGCTGCCCATGCTGGCCACATAATGTTGTATGTCTTGTTATTGTTAGTGCTTGTTAGTGGCTATTTGATCTCTACCGCCAATGGGCGCGGAATTAGTGTGTTTGATTGGTTTGAAGTGCCAGCGCTGCTTCACGGGCTTCCTGATCAAGCTAGTCTGGCAGGCGATGTTCACTGGTACAGCGCCCTGGCGCTTATGGTACTGGCCGCAGGGCACGCGCTAGCCGCTATGAAGCATCATTGGTGGGATCGCCACTCGACACTCGTGCGGATGGTTAATCCTGCTCATGGCCGCAAGCAATAA
- a CDS encoding YceI family protein, with the protein MLKKTAFATAIAAASLATFSQAQAAEYQIDTEGQHAFVQFKISHLGFSYILGTFEEFDGQFSYDPEDLEASSVEMEVQVGSLSTNHAERDRHFLSSDFLDAGEFPTATFTSTGFESTGENEGVVTGELTLHGETQEIEMPVTLMGEGDDPWGNYRAGFEGSTMLTLGDFGIDMSDFPEAMHELELYVTFEGIRQ; encoded by the coding sequence ATGTTAAAGAAAACCGCTTTTGCTACTGCAATTGCCGCCGCTTCGCTAGCGACGTTCAGCCAAGCGCAAGCAGCAGAATATCAAATTGATACTGAAGGTCAGCACGCCTTTGTTCAGTTCAAAATAAGCCACCTCGGCTTCTCCTATATTCTGGGTACTTTCGAAGAGTTTGATGGTCAATTTTCTTATGACCCAGAGGATTTAGAAGCCTCTTCTGTAGAAATGGAAGTGCAGGTAGGCAGCCTGAGCACTAATCATGCAGAGCGTGATCGTCACTTCTTGAGCAGCGATTTTCTTGATGCCGGTGAATTTCCTACGGCAACTTTCACTTCAACAGGTTTTGAATCAACGGGTGAAAATGAAGGCGTCGTAACCGGTGAGTTAACGCTTCATGGTGAGACACAGGAAATTGAAATGCCTGTTACCTTGATGGGCGAAGGTGATGACCCCTGGGGCAATTACCGTGCAGGTTTTGAAGGCAGCACCATGTTAACGCTGGGTGATTTCGGTATTGATATGAGTGACTTCCCAGAAGCGATGCACGAGCTGGAGCTTTACGTGACGTTTGAAGGCATTCGTCAGTAA
- a CDS encoding MATE family efflux transporter, translating to MQQRELAITLWRQTWPMAIGVLALLGFQLVDSAFIARLGTAPLAAQSFTFPLSFLIIGIQVGMGIAIAALISRALGAGEDVRAKRLSSLVLIAGGLVIGLLVIALWFLQVPIFRLLGADDSALVYIRAYWGPQLFSAWLGALLYFIYSVFRAHGDTRLPGKMMVLSSLINLGLDPLFIFGIGSWQGWGLAGAALATAIAFFVGLLFSSMKLQHRKWTTNTALWQEARRSWRLFTGIAAPAMVSQLMPPLAAMLAIAAVASLGDTQVAAWGLASRLETVSLMVILAMTMSLPPWLGRCYGAGDWGQIQQLMRLAVNVALIWQLSLGLLLALASPWVAMVLAGNQEVQSELALLIRFLLPSYAALGVCMLVVSAGNALGWPLRAMLLSSARLFICYLPCLWLGAQLFGWTGLAAGAALGNVLAGMVAWIVLKRILSRPHRQAGFSK from the coding sequence ATGCAGCAACGCGAGCTGGCGATAACCTTATGGCGTCAAACGTGGCCGATGGCCATTGGCGTGTTGGCGCTATTGGGTTTCCAGCTTGTAGATAGTGCTTTTATTGCCCGTTTGGGAACAGCGCCCTTGGCCGCTCAGTCGTTTACCTTTCCTTTGTCATTCCTGATTATTGGTATTCAAGTGGGAATGGGGATCGCGATTGCGGCGCTCATTTCCCGCGCCTTAGGCGCTGGAGAAGACGTTCGAGCGAAGCGGTTAAGCAGCCTTGTGCTAATTGCCGGTGGCCTCGTCATCGGCCTACTAGTCATCGCGCTTTGGTTTCTTCAAGTACCCATATTCAGGCTGCTAGGTGCCGATGATAGCGCGCTGGTTTATATACGCGCTTACTGGGGGCCACAGCTATTTTCAGCTTGGCTAGGCGCGCTGCTCTATTTTATCTATAGCGTGTTTCGTGCTCACGGCGATACACGGCTGCCAGGTAAGATGATGGTGCTCAGTAGCCTTATTAACCTGGGATTGGATCCGCTATTTATTTTTGGCATTGGTTCTTGGCAGGGGTGGGGACTAGCGGGTGCCGCTTTGGCGACCGCCATCGCATTTTTTGTGGGGCTGTTATTCAGCAGTATGAAACTACAGCATCGAAAGTGGACGACGAATACCGCGCTATGGCAAGAAGCCAGGCGCTCGTGGCGGCTTTTTACCGGTATTGCTGCTCCCGCGATGGTTAGTCAGTTGATGCCGCCACTGGCGGCGATGCTGGCGATTGCGGCTGTTGCTAGCCTAGGAGATACCCAGGTGGCGGCTTGGGGGCTTGCCAGCCGCCTAGAAACGGTTTCGCTGATGGTGATATTGGCGATGACGATGTCGCTACCACCATGGCTTGGGCGCTGCTATGGCGCGGGCGACTGGGGACAGATTCAGCAATTGATGCGCTTGGCCGTGAATGTCGCGTTGATATGGCAGCTTAGCCTGGGGCTGTTGCTGGCGCTGGCTTCACCCTGGGTGGCTATGGTGTTAGCCGGGAACCAGGAGGTGCAAAGTGAGCTCGCGCTGCTAATTCGCTTTTTGTTGCCAAGTTATGCTGCGTTGGGCGTGTGTATGCTGGTGGTGTCTGCAGGTAACGCTCTCGGCTGGCCACTTAGAGCAATGCTGCTTTCAAGCGCACGATTGTTTATTTGCTATCTACCTTGTTTATGGTTGGGTGCGCAGTTGTTTGGATGGACAGGCTTGGCCGCTGGCGCGGCATTGGGTAACGTGTTGGCAGGTATGGTTGCTTGGATAGTGCTCAAGCGCATTTTATCCCGCCCGCATCGGCAGGCGGGATTCAGCAAGTAA
- a CDS encoding O-succinylhomoserine sulfhydrylase has translation MHDDSHQDDWSLETLAIRAGHHRTFEQEHAEPIFPTSSFVYESAAEAARKFGGQEPGNVYSRFTNPTVHTFERRLAALEGGERCVATSSGMSAILSTALALLSAGDEIVASRSLFGSTVSLFDKYLGKFGITTRYVELSNVSAWEEAIGPNTKLLFAETPSNPLSEVADIPALAELAKRSGALLAIDNCFLTPALQQPIALGADLVIHSATKYLDGQGRAVGGAVVGKHDVLEEVFGVVRTCGPCLSPFNAWIFTKGLETLSLRMKAHCENALTLALWLDQHPAVNKVYYSGLEAHPQHALAKKQQQGFGAVLGFEVKGGQAGAWQVIDATKMLSITGNLGDVKTTITHPATTTHGRLSDVQKEAAGIAPGLIRVAVGLESQADIQRDLAAGLDALAAG, from the coding sequence ATGCATGATGATAGTCACCAGGATGATTGGTCGCTAGAGACCCTTGCCATTCGCGCGGGCCATCACCGTACGTTTGAGCAGGAGCATGCCGAGCCCATTTTTCCCACTTCAAGCTTTGTTTACGAAAGCGCGGCTGAAGCCGCGCGCAAGTTTGGGGGGCAGGAGCCGGGCAACGTCTATTCGCGCTTTACTAACCCGACGGTTCATACGTTCGAGCGCCGTTTGGCGGCGCTTGAAGGTGGTGAGCGGTGCGTGGCAACAAGTTCGGGTATGTCGGCCATTTTATCGACGGCGTTGGCACTGCTAAGTGCCGGCGATGAAATCGTTGCATCGCGCTCGCTGTTTGGTTCTACCGTGAGTTTGTTTGACAAATACCTGGGAAAATTTGGCATCACGACTCGTTATGTAGAGCTATCTAACGTTTCTGCCTGGGAAGAGGCCATCGGCCCAAATACCAAGCTGTTGTTTGCGGAAACACCGTCCAATCCACTGTCTGAAGTTGCGGATATTCCAGCATTAGCCGAACTTGCTAAGCGTAGTGGTGCACTTTTGGCGATTGATAACTGCTTCTTAACACCGGCACTTCAGCAGCCAATTGCACTTGGCGCTGACTTAGTCATCCATTCAGCAACGAAGTATCTGGATGGTCAGGGACGTGCTGTTGGCGGCGCGGTGGTTGGTAAACACGACGTGTTGGAAGAAGTGTTTGGTGTGGTACGTACTTGCGGGCCTTGCCTGAGCCCCTTTAATGCGTGGATTTTCACCAAAGGTCTTGAAACCTTGTCGTTGCGCATGAAAGCGCATTGCGAAAATGCGCTGACTTTGGCGCTCTGGTTAGATCAACACCCGGCTGTTAATAAAGTGTACTACAGTGGCTTAGAAGCCCACCCTCAGCATGCGCTTGCCAAAAAACAGCAGCAAGGGTTTGGTGCCGTGTTAGGTTTCGAAGTGAAAGGAGGGCAGGCGGGGGCCTGGCAAGTGATTGACGCCACCAAAATGCTGTCCATAACGGGTAACCTCGGGGATGTTAAAACCACCATTACCCATCCAGCCACCACAACGCATGGACGTCTCTCCGATGTGCAGAAAGAAGCCGCAGGTATCGCCCCTGGGTTGATTCGCGTAGCGGTGGGGCTGGAAAGTCAGGCTGACATTCAGCGCGATCTTGCCGCTGGGCTGGATGCGTTGGCGGCTGGCTGA
- a CDS encoding NCS2 family permease, whose protein sequence is MAAVGTHYPWYKKEDTDAFFALFQNNIANFVIIAITMLGMGFPTSIVYGQVLPGAAVAVMAGNFYYAWSAARLARKENRSDVTALSYGISTPVMFVFLFGVLLPAKQLTGDAELAWKVAVAACFISGAIEALISIIGRWVQYHLPRAAMLGAVAGVALTFIAGEMLFKTLEMPIIGLLVLGIIIVGLVARVSMPFKLPTSLFAIVVGTAMAYLIGDAGSERFSDAFTHLGFYPLLPNLAWYEGLGLLFSGMLAVLTVVLPITLYNAIETMNNVEAMEAAGDKYDVRECQAVDGAGTMIGALFGGVFPTTVYIATVGAKWMGAGRGYSILNGAVYALATMFGLIAALAAIIPVSVVAPILVFVGMSMIATAFQANDTRYYPAIALAMLPYFANYVMTRFNRGAGDVVSDISSAIVVMGQGAMFMAIFLGAMTVSVIDHQFRRAAAFAAIAAGFSFVGLMHAPKLAFNAAPEFVMGYLGMALLFMYFSFQEAPKKH, encoded by the coding sequence ATGGCGGCTGTCGGCACTCACTATCCGTGGTACAAAAAAGAAGACACCGACGCGTTCTTCGCGCTGTTTCAAAACAATATTGCCAACTTTGTCATTATCGCAATTACCATGCTGGGCATGGGGTTCCCCACATCCATTGTGTATGGTCAGGTGTTGCCTGGTGCCGCAGTGGCAGTCATGGCAGGCAATTTTTATTACGCATGGAGTGCCGCTAGGCTCGCAAGAAAAGAAAACCGCAGTGATGTCACCGCGCTCTCCTACGGCATCTCCACACCGGTCATGTTTGTGTTTCTATTCGGCGTATTGCTCCCCGCCAAGCAGTTAACCGGTGACGCGGAATTAGCCTGGAAAGTTGCCGTGGCCGCCTGCTTTATTAGTGGCGCAATAGAAGCCTTGATTAGCATCATTGGCCGCTGGGTGCAGTATCACCTCCCACGGGCCGCCATGTTGGGTGCTGTTGCTGGCGTCGCACTCACCTTTATTGCCGGTGAGATGCTATTTAAAACTCTGGAAATGCCTATCATTGGACTTCTGGTGCTCGGCATTATCATTGTTGGTCTTGTGGCACGCGTCAGCATGCCGTTTAAGCTACCGACATCACTGTTTGCCATTGTGGTCGGTACTGCGATGGCATATTTGATTGGCGATGCGGGCAGCGAACGCTTTAGCGATGCTTTTACACATTTAGGGTTCTACCCCCTGCTGCCTAATTTGGCCTGGTATGAAGGGCTGGGCTTGCTGTTTAGCGGCATGCTGGCCGTACTTACCGTTGTGCTGCCCATCACCCTCTATAACGCTATTGAAACCATGAATAACGTTGAGGCGATGGAAGCGGCTGGCGATAAATACGATGTGCGTGAGTGCCAGGCAGTTGATGGAGCAGGCACGATGATCGGCGCGCTATTTGGCGGCGTATTCCCGACAACTGTTTATATCGCAACGGTGGGCGCGAAGTGGATGGGCGCAGGGCGAGGCTACAGCATTCTAAACGGCGCCGTTTATGCCCTCGCCACCATGTTTGGCCTGATCGCTGCCTTAGCAGCCATTATCCCAGTCTCAGTAGTGGCTCCTATCCTGGTATTTGTCGGCATGTCGATGATAGCTACTGCGTTTCAAGCGAACGATACCCGCTATTATCCGGCCATTGCGCTGGCGATGCTGCCCTACTTTGCCAACTACGTGATGACACGCTTCAATCGGGGTGCTGGTGACGTCGTCAGCGATATTTCCAGTGCCATTGTTGTCATGGGACAAGGTGCGATGTTTATGGCCATCTTCCTAGGGGCCATGACAGTGTCGGTGATCGACCATCAGTTCCGCCGTGCAGCCGCATTTGCCGCCATTGCGGCTGGCTTCTCATTTGTAGGATTGATGCACGCCCCAAAACTGGCTTTTAACGCAGCGCCTGAATTTGTCATGGGTTACTTGGGCATGGCATTACTGTTTATGTACTTCTCATTCCAGGAAGCCCCCAAGAAGCACTAA